The following proteins are co-located in the Rheinheimera salexigens genome:
- a CDS encoding BCCT family transporter yields the protein MTNKKDPMIPDGQVNPIDTDYQVGQDNILVKVGPFGLDIHNRVFLISGLTIIIFVALTIIFQNQAEPIFSSMRGWLTSNLSWFFMSAANIFVVLCLGLIISPLGRVRLGGTEAKPDYGYLGWFSMLFAAGMGIGLMFYGVSEPLTHYGTSMAGVSVTDGVRTDWAPLGGAEGDAAAAASLGMAATIYHWALHPWAIYAILALGLALFSFNKGLPLTMRSVFYPLLGERVWGWPGHIIDILAVFATLFGLATSLGFGAAQAGAGLHYLFDAPEGLTVQILLVIGITLIALLSVVAGLDAGVKRLSEINMVLAALLLLFVIIVGPTLAILTGFFTNLGSYLQHLPALANPFGREDANYSQGWTAFYWAWWISWSPFVGMFIARVSRGRTVREFLISVLVIPSLACVLWMTVFGSTAISQVVNDGYNAAMNADVPLQLFVMLDALPFAQVTSFIAIILVVVFFITSSDSGSLVIDTIAAGGKVDAPLPQRVFWCTFEGLVAIALMVGGGLVSLQAMAVSTGLPFTIVLLAASVAVVKGLMSEPR from the coding sequence ATGACAAATAAGAAAGATCCGATGATCCCAGATGGCCAAGTCAATCCTATTGATACTGACTACCAAGTTGGCCAAGATAATATTTTAGTGAAAGTAGGCCCTTTCGGCCTAGATATTCATAACCGAGTATTTTTAATCTCGGGTTTAACGATTATCATTTTTGTGGCGCTAACCATTATATTTCAAAACCAAGCTGAGCCTATTTTTAGCAGTATGCGAGGTTGGCTTACCAGTAATTTAAGCTGGTTTTTTATGTCGGCTGCTAATATTTTTGTGGTTTTATGCTTAGGCTTAATTATTTCGCCATTAGGTCGGGTGCGTTTAGGCGGTACAGAAGCGAAACCTGACTATGGTTACCTTGGTTGGTTTTCAATGCTGTTTGCTGCTGGTATGGGTATTGGCTTAATGTTTTACGGTGTATCAGAGCCGTTAACCCATTATGGTACCTCTATGGCTGGTGTCAGTGTAACCGACGGTGTACGTACTGACTGGGCGCCACTAGGTGGTGCAGAAGGCGACGCAGCTGCTGCCGCAAGTTTAGGTATGGCCGCCACTATCTACCATTGGGCATTACACCCTTGGGCAATTTACGCCATTTTGGCCTTAGGTTTAGCCTTATTCTCGTTTAATAAAGGTTTACCGTTAACCATGCGCTCTGTGTTTTATCCACTATTAGGTGAGCGTGTTTGGGGTTGGCCTGGGCATATTATTGATATTCTAGCCGTGTTTGCTACCTTGTTTGGTTTAGCGACTTCACTGGGTTTTGGTGCTGCTCAAGCGGGCGCAGGCTTACATTACTTATTTGATGCGCCTGAAGGGTTAACCGTACAAATTCTGTTGGTTATTGGTATTACCTTAATCGCGTTATTATCAGTAGTCGCGGGCTTAGATGCCGGTGTTAAACGACTATCAGAAATCAATATGGTACTAGCAGCATTATTATTGCTGTTCGTTATTATTGTTGGCCCAACATTAGCCATTTTAACCGGTTTTTTTACTAACTTAGGCTCTTATTTACAACATCTACCGGCTTTAGCCAATCCATTTGGTCGTGAAGATGCCAATTATAGCCAAGGCTGGACCGCCTTTTATTGGGCATGGTGGATAAGCTGGTCACCATTTGTTGGTATGTTTATCGCTCGCGTCTCGCGGGGTAGAACTGTCCGTGAATTCTTAATCTCAGTATTAGTGATCCCTTCTTTAGCCTGTGTATTATGGATGACAGTATTTGGTAGCACCGCCATCAGCCAAGTGGTAAACGATGGTTATAACGCCGCTATGAATGCCGATGTACCATTACAACTTTTTGTGATGTTAGATGCCTTACCATTCGCTCAAGTGACTTCTTTTATTGCCATCATTTTAGTCGTGGTGTTTTTTATCACCTCGTCTGACTCTGGCTCATTAGTCATTGATACTATTGCCGCTGGCGGTAAAGTGGATGCCCCTCTACCACAACGAGTGTTTTGGTGTACATTTGAAGGTTTAGTGGCTATTGCCCTAATGGTGGGGGGGGGCTTAGTTTCGTTGCAAGCCATGGCCGTTTCAACTGGTTTGCCTTTTACTATAGTGTTGCTAGCAGCCAGTGTTGCAGTAGTGAAAGGCTTAATGTCAGAGCCGAGATAG
- a CDS encoding porin translates to MAIRTSLALSILLLCSPAIAQQTQDHDLTELKQQLELLKQQVAILEQKLQAPSKQQVKTIKVLSLDSDDTSSASQLAEIEQIIAEHGAADQNNTLIIQTVAADTPEPESTDGINLGGAIRTNYSHTSYSDGNKNRGGDFAFDIFRLNLNGSVGDVTLNAEIRFFDYMTAVKSAYVGYGFSDNWQVLAGITQVPFGNWPYNSHNYFFSSNYYLGLEDDYDLGIMFKRAIADNWQLDLGFFKNDELGGVDGYVGSRSDRYSYDIVGSRLPADGIYDDPAQPLGEYNTFSGRFGYHFSHNDINTEVGVSGLAGGLHDGTRRAGDYYAWAAHLNSTYDRWNLQLQYTQYKYQVDNSNSIAVGAYAFYDSIAAEATSATANIAYSLPLAWGPVSGIQFYNDFSLIYDKSDNTANTMMNVTGFSVAAGGLFTYFDLVHARNQPFVGGSMAGDDSETERRFNINIGYYF, encoded by the coding sequence ATGGCTATCCGAACTAGCTTGGCACTCAGTATTTTATTACTTTGTAGTCCAGCTATCGCACAACAAACTCAAGACCACGACCTAACCGAATTAAAACAGCAACTAGAACTTCTAAAACAACAAGTTGCGATACTGGAACAAAAGCTACAAGCCCCCAGCAAACAACAAGTTAAAACCATTAAAGTCTTATCTCTCGATTCAGACGACACTTCCTCTGCCAGCCAATTAGCCGAAATAGAGCAAATCATTGCTGAGCATGGTGCCGCCGACCAAAACAATACCCTTATCATCCAAACCGTTGCAGCGGACACTCCTGAGCCTGAGTCTACAGACGGTATTAATCTTGGTGGTGCCATCCGAACCAATTACAGCCACACTTCTTATAGCGATGGTAATAAAAATCGCGGTGGTGATTTTGCTTTTGATATTTTCCGCTTAAATTTAAATGGCAGTGTCGGGGATGTCACCCTTAATGCTGAAATCCGTTTTTTTGATTATATGACTGCCGTGAAATCAGCTTACGTTGGCTATGGTTTTAGCGATAATTGGCAAGTTTTAGCCGGTATCACTCAAGTACCTTTTGGTAACTGGCCGTATAACTCGCATAACTATTTTTTTAGTAGCAACTACTATCTGGGTTTAGAAGACGATTACGATTTAGGCATTATGTTTAAACGAGCTATTGCCGATAATTGGCAATTAGATTTAGGCTTCTTTAAAAACGATGAATTAGGTGGTGTTGACGGTTATGTAGGCAGCCGCTCTGATCGCTATTCTTACGATATCGTTGGCAGTCGCTTACCGGCAGATGGTATTTATGATGACCCAGCGCAACCCTTAGGTGAGTACAATACCTTTAGTGGTCGCTTTGGCTATCACTTTAGCCATAACGATATTAATACCGAAGTCGGTGTTTCAGGGTTAGCCGGTGGTTTGCATGATGGCACGCGTCGCGCAGGTGATTATTATGCTTGGGCCGCACACTTAAATAGCACTTACGATCGCTGGAATTTACAGCTGCAATACACCCAATATAAATATCAGGTCGATAACAGTAACAGTATCGCAGTGGGCGCTTATGCTTTCTACGACTCCATTGCCGCAGAAGCAACTTCTGCTACAGCAAACATTGCTTATAGCTTACCGCTAGCATGGGGCCCAGTTAGTGGCATCCAGTTTTATAATGACTTTAGTTTAATTTATGACAAGTCAGACAATACCGCTAATACCATGATGAATGTCACCGGTTTTTCTGTTGCTGCTGGCGGCTTATTTACCTATTTCGATCTAGTCCATGCCCGTAACCAACCCTTTGTTGGCGGTAGTATGGCGGGTGATGACAGTGAAACCGAACGTCGATTTAATATCAACATTGGCTATTACTTCTAA
- a CDS encoding TrmH family RNA methyltransferase: MISQKWSKLIRGLHQKKQRKIEQCFIVEGEKAVLELLASNWQITALFATERFLQQHASAVTELTLVQSCSADELAKVGTFSSNDAALAVVAMPEAQAFSLAEPAWILVLDQINDPGNLGSIIRIADWYGIKHIVCSTDTADMYNPKVIAAAKGSFLRVNLYYQDLAPVLAQQLQPVYGAYLGGESVHSLTLKQPGGFIVMGNEANGISAELSPLITKKITIPAYGAAESLNVGIATAIICDNLCRLSVG, encoded by the coding sequence ATGATCAGTCAGAAGTGGAGTAAGTTAATTCGGGGTTTACACCAAAAAAAGCAGCGTAAAATTGAGCAGTGTTTTATTGTTGAAGGTGAAAAAGCTGTATTGGAATTATTAGCGTCAAACTGGCAGATAACAGCGTTATTTGCCACAGAGCGCTTTTTACAACAACACGCCAGCGCGGTTACTGAGCTAACGCTGGTGCAAAGTTGCAGTGCTGACGAGCTAGCCAAAGTTGGCACGTTTTCAAGCAATGATGCGGCTTTAGCTGTAGTGGCCATGCCGGAGGCACAAGCTTTTAGCTTAGCTGAACCTGCTTGGATATTAGTGTTAGATCAAATTAACGACCCCGGTAACCTTGGCAGTATTATTCGTATTGCTGATTGGTATGGCATTAAGCATATTGTCTGTTCAACCGATACCGCTGATATGTATAACCCTAAAGTGATTGCCGCAGCCAAAGGCTCTTTTTTACGGGTAAATTTATATTATCAAGATTTAGCCCCAGTTTTAGCCCAGCAGTTGCAACCCGTTTATGGCGCTTACCTTGGCGGAGAATCAGTACACTCGCTTACGTTAAAACAGCCAGGCGGTTTTATCGTTATGGGTAATGAAGCCAATGGCATTAGCGCTGAACTGAGTCCATTAATCACTAAAAAAATCACCATCCCTGCTTATGGTGCTGCTGAATCGCTAAATGTAGGTATAGCGACGGCCATTATTTGTGACAACCTATGTCGGTTAAGTGTCGGCTAA